The Rosa chinensis cultivar Old Blush chromosome 7, RchiOBHm-V2, whole genome shotgun sequence DNA segment tcttctttcatttgTGGTCATTCAACAGCTCTGTGGTTTGCTGAAGCCACGTGGCGGCATCTCACAGGCAAGTCTTTGTGATGGTGGGTCAGGGCTAGCTTGGAATTTTTCTTCATAATGCAATCAGAATCTTAAACTTTGTTAATAACAATGATTAAATAGAATACCTGCTGGTACTAAGCATATCCTACTCAACAATGAAATTTTTGGATCCTTTGAACAAAGAAGTTATGATGCCAACAAACCCTAGCTGGAGTTTGAATTCTTCAGTGTGTGAGTCCAAATCAGTACCATAAATATTTAACATGGAATTTATTTGATTCCAACAAGAAGTCTAATTTCATGCATTTGGCGTTTTTAACGACACACTGGATTTGAAGGACGGCCATCATAAACTTCACACCAGCCATCTGCTAAATGCTGTAATGCAGCAGGGCCATTGTAGTAATTTCCACTAACCGGAACCCAGCAACAACACCTACCTTCATTGAAAGTGTCagcaaccaacaacaaaacacAAGAAATGAAGTTGCCATCGGAATGTGAAGAACACAAGAAGACACTTAACAAACTTGTGCTTGCTTCTTTTGGGACTTTCCGAAAGCACTTGTCATCTTACTGCTTTTCGGAGAAGTATTGAGTGCCTCTTTTACTTGTGCAGAAAGATTAAACCTCCTTTTCAGATTATTCTCTCAATCTCTCCTGTCTCTGTCAGGTGCCAAATTCAGAGTATGACAACCTCAAATGGAATAATGCTGGCCAAGATCATTGCAGCCACGGCTGCAACTACTCTTGTTATTGCCGgaatcttcttcttcgtctaCAGATTTCTAGCTGCTCGGCGCCACCCAAAAGACAAGAGCAATGGAAGCTTTCGTAGGGAGGAAGTTAGAAGTGAAGATCAGCTCAGGCAATGCAGTGGAAATGTGAAGGGGTTGATTGTCGATGAGAATGGTGTGGATGTTATCTACTTGAGGAAACTAGAAGTTGGGCAGGTTCAAACTCATTTTCCCAAGGTAGTTTTCAACCCAAGTTATGAAGAcgatgtagaagaagaagaaaagagagtggATGCTACAGGAGAGAGAGCCAAAATGCCCAAGCCTAAAGCGGTTCGTTCTTTTCATAAGCCATCTGATTTGATCAATCATGGAAAATTAGCAAAACCATTCATACAAAATCCAACTCCAGAAGTTGTGCTTTCATTGCCAAAGCTGCAACAGCGGCTTCCTCTAAAATCTCCTGCACCTCCATTTAGGATAACACCACCAAAGATGTTGGAAAAGCAAGCACTAGAATCACTTCCTCCTCTACCACCCCCACCATCAAGTAATATATCTCCACCACCATCAGttcctccacctcctcctcctcctcctccgccaccaccccctccaccaccaccacccccgcCCCCACAGCTGCCTAAGATAGTAAGAAGAAAATCTATACCACCCACTCAACCTAGGCTAGGTGGTTCTTTTTTAGCGCCAAAACCACCACCTACACCTAAAGGCATACCAAACAACAAAAGTAGGGCTGAGGCCTCAGCCGGGGAGAGCTCAAAAGTGAGTGTCATTAGGCAAACGAAGCTGAAGCCATTGCACTGGGACAAGGTTATGACTGCTGTTGATCATTCCATGGTCTGGGATCAAATCACTGATGGAACATTCAGGTAATATCAAGTCTCAGGCTCCCAATACCTCGTACTGTTTTTCATTAGTGTAGTCTAAATATTTGATCATATCATGGTTCATGATCTAATCTTAAACAATTTTGTATATGGTATTCAGATTTGATGATGAGCTTATGGAAAACTTGTTTGGATATAACATCACCAAAAACCAAACCAATGAAAGAAATAACAATTTGTCAGCTTCAGCCAAGTCTAACTCTGCCCCAACAGCTCAAGTTTTCATTCTAGACCCCAGGAAGTCTCAAAACACAGCAATAGTGCTAAAGTCTCTCCCAATCTCTTGTAAAGAAATCATAAATTCTCTTCTTGATGGTCATGGCCTCGGTTCAGAAACACTCGAAAAACTCACCAAAATTTCtccaaccaaagaagaagagatcaAGATCCTCCAATTCAATGGCAATCCAAATAAGCTTGCAGATGCTGAGTCTTTCCTCTACCACATCCTCAAAGCTGTCCCTTCAGCATTTACACGATTCAATGCAATGCTTTTCCGGGAAAATTATGACACCGAAATCCTCCACCTGAAGGAGTCAATACAAACACTTGAACTCGGGTGCAAGGAGCTAAGAGCTCCAGGTTTTTTCCTTAAACTTCTTGAAGCGATTCTCAAAGCTGGAAACCGAATGAATGCTGGAACTGCTCGAGGAAATGCACAAGGTTTCAACCTTAGTGCTCTTCCGAAGCTATCTGATGTCAAAAGCACTGATGCAAAGACTACTCTGCTTCACTTTGTGGTTGAACAAGTTGCTCAATTGGAGG contains these protein-coding regions:
- the LOC112179674 gene encoding formin-like protein 4; translated protein: MTTSNGIMLAKIIAATAATTLVIAGIFFFVYRFLAARRHPKDKSNGSFRREEVRSEDQLRQCSGNVKGLIVDENGVDVIYLRKLEVGQVQTHFPKVVFNPSYEDDVEEEEKRVDATGERAKMPKPKAVRSFHKPSDLINHGKLAKPFIQNPTPEVVLSLPKLQQRLPLKSPAPPFRITPPKMLEKQALESLPPLPPPPSSNISPPPSVPPPPPPPPPPPPPPPPPPPPPQLPKIVRRKSIPPTQPRLGGSFLAPKPPPTPKGIPNNKSRAEASAGESSKVSVIRQTKLKPLHWDKVMTAVDHSMVWDQITDGTFRFDDELMENLFGYNITKNQTNERNNNLSASAKSNSAPTAQVFILDPRKSQNTAIVLKSLPISCKEIINSLLDGHGLGSETLEKLTKISPTKEEEIKILQFNGNPNKLADAESFLYHILKAVPSAFTRFNAMLFRENYDTEILHLKESIQTLELGCKELRAPGFFLKLLEAILKAGNRMNAGTARGNAQGFNLSALPKLSDVKSTDAKTTLLHFVVEQVAQLEGRDLVINQRSQTSTPNSDNLTAEERRKEYLIQGLPKLGGLSIELSNVKKAATIDYDSFICMSSTLTSRVDEIRKVLTHCCNGETGGFAREMKEFSEECEEELKVVREELIRVMELVKRTTEYYQARAAKDKGAQPLQLFVIVRGFLDMVDLVCAEISRKVQRKSTSTTNVGSASPPLSPTVLTPKKLQNFQSHFNSHVSWSSSSDSEDDFRS